A DNA window from Sphingomonas profundi contains the following coding sequences:
- the rpoN gene encoding RNA polymerase factor sigma-54, whose translation MGLGPRLDLRQSQSLVMTPQLQQAIKLLALSNLEIEGFIAEELERNPLLESAGPDEGGSEPRDLADTRDADARDPDSFDPLEPATADQLIAGGDAAADAPLDVDYAAETFHHDGPTDSIGDSIAAGDGPGLDGGLRLDGAGGGGSFEEGAGFEATLASEISLHDHLLAQAGAALAGTDLAIAAQLIDQIDEAGYLTGDCMDVAQRLRVPLARVERVLATIQTFEPTGVGARTLAECLTLQAREADRCDPAMARLLANLDLLARGALPQLRRLCGVDEEDMADMIRELRDYDPKPGLRYGSARVQAVTPDLFVARTRAGWAIELNSATLPRLLVNRSYHAELAAGIAGGAAGKEGKAWLGECLASANWLVKALDQRARTIMKVATEIVKQQEAFFLHGVAHLKPLTLKTVADAIGMHESTVSRVTSNKYLSCERGFYELKYFFTSGIQSSDGGDAASAEAVKSHIKALIAAEGDAILSDDKLVELLNARGFDIARRTVAKYREAIGLGSSVQRRRQRVLGRAA comes from the coding sequence ATGGGGCTCGGCCCGCGCCTCGATCTCCGCCAGTCGCAGTCGCTGGTGATGACGCCGCAGCTGCAGCAGGCGATCAAGCTGCTGGCGCTCTCCAACCTGGAGATAGAAGGCTTCATCGCCGAGGAGCTGGAGCGCAACCCGCTGCTGGAATCGGCCGGACCGGACGAGGGCGGCAGCGAGCCGCGCGACCTGGCCGACACCCGCGATGCCGACGCACGCGACCCCGACTCCTTCGACCCGCTTGAGCCCGCCACGGCCGACCAGCTGATCGCCGGCGGCGACGCCGCGGCCGATGCGCCGCTGGACGTGGACTATGCCGCCGAGACCTTCCACCATGACGGCCCCACCGACAGCATAGGCGACAGCATCGCGGCCGGCGACGGGCCGGGGCTGGACGGCGGCCTGCGGCTGGACGGTGCCGGCGGCGGCGGATCCTTCGAAGAGGGCGCCGGCTTCGAGGCGACGCTGGCGAGCGAGATCTCGCTACACGACCATCTGCTCGCCCAGGCGGGCGCCGCACTCGCGGGCACGGACCTCGCCATCGCCGCCCAGCTGATCGATCAGATCGACGAAGCCGGCTACCTGACCGGGGACTGCATGGACGTGGCGCAGCGGCTGCGCGTGCCGCTGGCGCGGGTGGAGCGGGTGCTCGCCACGATCCAGACGTTCGAGCCGACCGGCGTCGGCGCGCGCACCCTGGCCGAGTGCCTGACCCTGCAGGCCAGGGAGGCCGATCGCTGCGACCCGGCGATGGCGCGGCTGCTCGCCAATCTCGATCTGCTCGCGCGCGGCGCGCTGCCGCAGCTGCGCCGGCTGTGCGGCGTGGACGAGGAGGACATGGCCGACATGATCCGCGAGCTGCGCGACTATGATCCGAAGCCGGGCTTGCGCTACGGCTCCGCGCGCGTGCAGGCGGTGACGCCCGATCTGTTCGTGGCGCGCACCCGCGCCGGCTGGGCGATCGAGCTGAACAGCGCCACCCTGCCCCGCCTGCTGGTGAACCGCAGCTACCATGCGGAGCTGGCGGCCGGCATCGCGGGCGGCGCGGCCGGCAAGGAAGGCAAGGCGTGGCTGGGCGAGTGCCTGGCCAGCGCCAACTGGCTGGTGAAGGCGCTGGACCAGCGCGCCCGCACGATCATGAAGGTGGCGACCGAGATCGTGAAGCAGCAGGAGGCCTTCTTCCTCCACGGCGTCGCCCACCTGAAGCCGCTGACCCTGAAGACGGTGGCGGACGCGATCGGCATGCACGAATCGACGGTGAGCCGCGTCACCTCGAACAAATATCTGTCGTGCGAGCGCGGCTTCTACGAGCTGAAATACTTCTTTACCAGCGGCATCCAGTCCTCCGACGGCGGCGACGCGGCGAGCGCGGAGGCGGTGAAGAGCCACATCAAGGCCCTGATCGCGGCCGAGGGCGACGCGATCCTCTCCGACGACAAACTGGTGGAGCTGCTGAACGCCAGGGGCTTCGACATAGCGAGGCGGACGGTGGCGAAGTATCGCGAGGCGATCGGTCTGGGGAGTTCGGTGCAGCGGCGGCGGCAGAGGGTGTTGGGTAGAGCGGCTTGA
- a CDS encoding putative phage abortive infection protein — protein MKNDNEKRHWFRGKRSPSPSLFIFIWILVALGVLLQTFLPVLIHIRDDSLTIAGQFGDSFGFISSLMATLAAVGAWKAVEIQNEERAERDTQFREQVTLTRTQAFENTFYSLLAHHNTLVAGTDIWQRQRVSHDDGNVDYKYIHQHVGRDAFKRLLSTLRNALGRVKKTEDLDLIKSIYAKFYDKFEDDIGHYHRTLYHIVRFVDESDGIDKAFYIRLLRAQLSNSEQVLLLYNCSVGPGFEKFRPLIDKHALLHNIRLTNAGFAWERDILCPIFQKDAFREDPIT, from the coding sequence ATGAAAAATGACAATGAAAAGCGGCATTGGTTTCGAGGAAAGAGATCACCAAGCCCAAGCTTGTTCATTTTCATTTGGATTTTAGTAGCGCTAGGCGTTCTTCTTCAGACCTTTCTTCCTGTTCTGATTCATATTCGAGATGATTCATTAACTATTGCTGGACAGTTTGGTGACTCATTCGGGTTTATCAGCAGTTTAATGGCCACTCTTGCGGCAGTTGGCGCATGGAAAGCGGTTGAAATACAGAACGAGGAACGCGCTGAGAGGGATACGCAGTTTCGCGAGCAGGTTACATTAACACGCACGCAAGCATTCGAAAATACATTCTATAGTTTGTTGGCGCATCATAACACTTTGGTCGCAGGCACAGATATTTGGCAGCGTCAGCGAGTTAGTCATGATGATGGTAACGTCGATTATAAATATATACATCAGCATGTCGGCAGAGACGCCTTTAAACGACTTCTCTCCACCCTGAGAAATGCTCTGGGACGGGTTAAGAAGACAGAAGATCTCGACCTAATCAAATCAATATATGCAAAATTCTATGATAAGTTTGAAGATGATATCGGACACTATCATAGGACTCTTTATCATATAGTGAGATTCGTTGATGAGTCGGATGGAATTGACAAGGCCTTTTATATTAGGCTACTGCGAGCGCAATTATCCAACTCTGAACAAGTTTTACTCTTATATAACTGTAGTGTTGGGCCAGGATTTGAAAAATTTAGACCTCTGATCGATAAGCACGCTCTCCTTCATAATATCAGATTAACCAATGCTGGATTTGCTTGGGAGCGAGATATCCTTTGCCCAATTTTTCAAAAGGATGCCTTCCGTGAAGATCCGATAACCTAA
- a CDS encoding DUF2442 domain-containing protein, producing MIKLTRIEVVGDHELELTFNDGQSGRWSAAGLIARDTVLTRPLGDPAYFARAFNEAGALAWSNGLELAPKALANQLLRASGDMTETRPFKKTNAALY from the coding sequence ATGATTAAGCTGACTAGAATCGAAGTCGTGGGCGACCATGAACTTGAGTTGACGTTCAATGATGGGCAGAGCGGGCGTTGGTCGGCGGCGGGACTAATCGCGCGGGATACGGTGCTGACGCGGCCGCTTGGCGATCCAGCTTATTTCGCTAGAGCTTTCAATGAGGCTGGTGCGCTTGCTTGGTCAAACGGTCTCGAACTAGCTCCTAAAGCTTTGGCTAATCAATTGCTGAGAGCAAGCGGTGATATGACAGAAACGAGACCATTTAAGAAGACTAACGCAGCTTTGTATTAG
- a CDS encoding DUF4160 domain-containing protein, which produces MPIISIFFGIVIRMYHDDHPPPHFHASYQGFEAFVRIDSGEILEGSLPKKAAKLVRQWALDHQADLLANWQRGEDLLPMEMIPGADLDD; this is translated from the coding sequence ATGCCGATCATTTCGATCTTCTTCGGCATCGTCATCCGCATGTATCATGACGACCACCCGCCGCCCCACTTCCACGCCAGCTATCAGGGCTTCGAGGCGTTCGTCCGCATAGACAGTGGCGAAATCCTCGAAGGCAGCCTGCCCAAGAAGGCGGCGAAGCTGGTTCGCCAATGGGCGCTGGACCATCAGGCGGACTTGCTGGCAAACTGGCAGCGCGGCGAAGACCTGTTGCCGATGGAGATGATCCCAGGAGCTGACCTCGATGATTAA
- a CDS encoding ribonucleotide-diphosphate reductase subunit beta codes for MSLLEARKTYKPFEYPWAFEFWKRQQQLHWLPEEVPLGEDCRDWAQKLTDHERNLLTQIFRFFTQADVEVQDCYHEKYGRVFKPTEIKMMLTAFSNMETVHIAAYSHLLDTIGMPESEYSAFLQYKEMKDKHDYLSTFGVDTDEDIARTLAMFGGFTEGLQLFASFAMLMNFPRFNKMKGMGQIVTWSVRDESLHCDGIIRLFHAFVKERNCMTPAVRDDILDQCVKTVRLEDAFIDLVFEMGPVSGMTPKDIKQYVRFIADWRLGQLGLKPIYMIDEHPLPWLAPLLNGVEHANFFETRATEYSKAATRGNWNEVWDAFDRRKLAGVVPAANEDVAEMGLFGPNTGVAAE; via the coding sequence ATGTCGCTGCTCGAAGCCCGCAAGACCTACAAGCCGTTCGAATATCCGTGGGCGTTCGAGTTCTGGAAGCGCCAGCAGCAGCTCCACTGGCTGCCGGAGGAGGTGCCGCTGGGCGAGGATTGCCGCGACTGGGCGCAGAAGCTGACCGATCACGAGCGCAACCTGCTGACCCAGATCTTCCGCTTCTTCACCCAGGCCGACGTGGAGGTGCAGGATTGCTACCACGAGAAATACGGTCGCGTGTTCAAGCCGACCGAGATCAAGATGATGCTGACCGCGTTCAGCAACATGGAGACGGTGCACATCGCCGCCTACAGCCACCTGCTCGACACGATCGGCATGCCCGAGAGCGAATATTCCGCCTTCCTCCAGTATAAGGAGATGAAGGACAAGCACGACTATCTGAGCACCTTCGGCGTGGACACGGACGAGGATATCGCCCGCACTCTGGCCATGTTCGGCGGCTTCACGGAGGGGCTGCAGCTGTTCGCCAGCTTCGCCATGCTGATGAACTTCCCGCGCTTCAACAAGATGAAGGGCATGGGCCAGATCGTCACCTGGTCCGTCCGCGACGAGAGCCTGCACTGCGACGGCATCATCCGCCTGTTCCACGCCTTCGTGAAGGAGCGGAACTGCATGACCCCGGCGGTGCGCGACGACATCCTCGACCAGTGCGTGAAGACGGTGCGGCTGGAGGACGCCTTCATCGACCTGGTGTTCGAGATGGGGCCGGTGAGCGGCATGACGCCGAAGGACATCAAGCAATATGTCCGCTTCATCGCCGACTGGCGGCTGGGCCAGCTGGGCCTGAAGCCGATTTACATGATCGACGAGCACCCGCTGCCCTGGCTCGCGCCCCTGCTGAACGGCGTGGAGCACGCCAACTTCTTCGAGACCCGCGCCACCGAATATTCCAAGGCCGCCACCCGCGGCAACTGGAACGAGGTATGGGACGCCTTCGACCGCCGCAAGCTGGCGGGCGTGGTGCCGGCGGCGAACGAGGACGTGGCGGAGATGGGGCTGTTCGGACCGAACACGGGCGTGGCGGCGGAGTAG
- a CDS encoding glycosyltransferase yields MIAIGVPVRDEEERLPRLLHALADQRGAPPFRLCLFLDGCTDGSAALVAALSATLPYRIVSDRTDRAGPPNAGLARARAMALALAAAPDGILLTTDADGAPATDWIAANLAALASADVVAGRIVRGAEPPSRRQDRIDTYYAHLYRARRAIDPIGWEPDPAHHWTSGASLALRAATYRALGGIAPLANGEDAALCDAAERAGLRVRRDAAVLVRTSARRRGRADGGFAAALAQLDRGDDMPMTTHPEDEMWRFRMQAEARSLHGRGDYASFSARLGLPPQEVEQVAAECRNGAAFAARIVGPPPGGARMVRFDDAERILVPVARVPAGQPTLSNVA; encoded by the coding sequence ATGATCGCCATCGGCGTGCCGGTGCGCGACGAGGAGGAGCGCCTGCCGCGCCTGCTGCACGCGCTGGCCGATCAGCGCGGGGCGCCGCCCTTCCGGCTGTGCCTGTTCCTGGACGGCTGCACCGATGGCAGCGCGGCCCTGGTCGCCGCGCTCTCCGCCACCCTGCCCTACCGAATTGTGAGCGACCGCACCGATCGCGCCGGCCCGCCCAATGCCGGCCTGGCGCGCGCACGGGCGATGGCGCTGGCGCTGGCCGCAGCACCAGACGGCATCCTGCTGACGACCGACGCGGACGGCGCGCCGGCGACGGACTGGATCGCCGCCAACCTCGCCGCCCTCGCCTCGGCGGACGTGGTGGCCGGCCGGATCGTGCGCGGCGCGGAGCCGCCCTCGCGCCGGCAGGATCGCATCGACACCTACTACGCCCACCTGTACCGCGCGCGCCGCGCCATCGACCCGATCGGGTGGGAGCCCGACCCCGCCCATCACTGGACCAGCGGGGCCAGCCTGGCGCTGCGCGCCGCCACCTATCGCGCGCTGGGCGGCATAGCGCCGCTGGCGAACGGGGAGGATGCCGCTTTGTGCGACGCGGCCGAGCGGGCAGGGCTGCGGGTGCGGCGCGACGCCGCCGTCCTCGTGCGCACCTCCGCCCGCCGGCGGGGGCGCGCCGACGGCGGCTTCGCGGCGGCGCTCGCCCAGCTCGATCGCGGCGACGACATGCCGATGACGACCCATCCCGAGGACGAGATGTGGCGCTTCCGCATGCAGGCGGAGGCGCGATCGCTGCACGGGCGCGGCGATTATGCGAGCTTCTCCGCCCGCCTGGGCCTGCCTCCGCAGGAGGTGGAGCAGGTGGCGGCGGAGTGTCGCAACGGCGCCGCCTTCGCCGCCCGCATCGTCGGCCCGCCGCCCGGCGGCGCCCGCATGGTGCGCTTCGACGATGCCGAGCGTATCCTCGTACCCGTGGCGCGCGTGCCGGCCGGGCAGCCGACGCTCTCGAACGTGGCATGA
- a CDS encoding acyl-CoA dehydrogenase — MRPAIARATIASLTADLADLNDPADARALLGLLRTLYAVGRRDVPLGRLFEGHVDALQLVSRYGTAAQREAARTAARAGGAFGVWNADWPGDAARLEDGRLAGGKAFASGAGILSHAIVPVDGGGGRQLLLVDLAAAPPEIDRTWWRVTGMQRSETHRVRWSGARLAEEAAIGSPGDYVREPWFSGGALRFAAVQAGAVAGLVDQVRDHLVAQDRAGDPHQAGRLADLYLAAQSAADAVAAAARGWRADAVAETLAGVAAARAAVYAAGEHALTLAQAAVGVQAMFVDHPLAATLADLAVYLRQPGPDAQRMRAGAAVANGLLTPALR; from the coding sequence ATGAGGCCGGCGATCGCGCGGGCGACGATCGCGTCGCTGACGGCCGACCTCGCCGACCTGAACGATCCGGCCGATGCGCGCGCGCTGCTGGGCCTGCTGCGCACGCTGTACGCGGTCGGCCGGCGGGACGTGCCGCTGGGCCGGCTGTTCGAGGGGCATGTCGATGCCCTCCAGCTGGTCTCACGCTACGGCACCGCCGCGCAGCGCGAGGCCGCGCGCACCGCCGCGCGCGCGGGCGGCGCCTTCGGCGTGTGGAACGCGGACTGGCCGGGCGATGCGGCGCGGCTGGAGGACGGGCGGCTGGCGGGCGGCAAGGCGTTCGCCTCCGGCGCCGGCATCCTCAGCCACGCGATCGTGCCGGTGGATGGGGGCGGCGGGCGCCAGCTGCTGCTGGTGGACCTCGCCGCAGCACCGCCCGAGATCGACCGGACATGGTGGCGGGTGACGGGGATGCAGCGATCGGAGACGCACCGCGTCCGCTGGTCGGGAGCGCGGCTTGCCGAAGAGGCCGCCATCGGCAGCCCCGGCGACTATGTGCGCGAGCCGTGGTTCAGCGGCGGCGCGCTGCGCTTCGCCGCGGTGCAGGCCGGCGCGGTGGCGGGCCTGGTCGATCAGGTGCGCGACCATCTGGTGGCGCAGGACCGCGCCGGCGATCCGCACCAGGCCGGGCGGCTGGCGGATCTGTACTTGGCCGCGCAATCGGCGGCGGACGCCGTGGCGGCGGCCGCGCGCGGGTGGCGGGCGGATGCGGTGGCGGAGACGCTGGCGGGCGTGGCGGCCGCCCGCGCCGCCGTTTATGCGGCGGGCGAGCATGCCCTCACCCTGGCGCAGGCGGCGGTGGGGGTGCAGGCGATGTTCGTCGATCATCCGCTGGCCGCCACGCTCGCCGATCTCGCCGTCTATCTCCGCCAGCCCGGGCCGGATGCACAGCGCATGCGCGCCGGCGCCGCCGTCGCCAACGGCCTGCTGACGCCGGCGCTGCGATGA
- a CDS encoding PIG-L deacetylase family protein gives MRPPLTARRVIVVAPHPDDEAIGAWALMRALRRQGARIAVVVVSDGGASHPQSRRWPPARLTRERQRETRRAMATLAIPPHRIRFLGLPDGALETMVARVSAAIAGALRRCPAPDLIVGPVANDAHGDHRAVAQAIARIPRRGERRLGYRVWPEDAAGPGHRLRIALSGREMGIKRRVVRGYRTQAGRITDAAAGFTMTARHLRAFVRPSERFAVLA, from the coding sequence ATGAGGCCGCCGCTCACCGCCCGCCGCGTGATCGTGGTGGCGCCCCACCCGGACGACGAGGCGATCGGCGCGTGGGCGCTGATGCGGGCGCTGCGCCGCCAAGGTGCGCGTATCGCGGTGGTCGTCGTCAGCGACGGCGGCGCCTCACACCCGCAGAGCCGCCGCTGGCCGCCCGCCCGGCTGACGCGGGAGCGGCAGCGCGAGACGCGGCGCGCCATGGCGACGCTCGCCATACCGCCGCACCGCATCCGCTTCCTCGGCCTGCCCGATGGCGCGCTGGAGACGATGGTCGCGCGCGTGTCCGCCGCGATCGCCGGCGCGCTGCGGCGCTGCCCCGCGCCGGACCTGATCGTCGGCCCGGTGGCAAACGACGCGCATGGCGACCACCGCGCCGTGGCGCAGGCGATCGCCCGCATCCCGCGCCGGGGCGAGCGCCGGCTGGGCTACCGCGTCTGGCCGGAGGACGCGGCCGGCCCCGGCCACCGTCTGCGGATCGCGCTGAGCGGGCGGGAGATGGGCATCAAGCGGCGGGTGGTGCGCGGGTATCGCACGCAGGCGGGGCGCATCACCGACGCCGCCGCCGGCTTCACCATGACGGCGCGGCACCTGCGCGCCTTCGTCCGCCCGAGCGAACGCTTCGCGGTGCTCGCATGA
- a CDS encoding class I SAM-dependent methyltransferase, with protein MRAIDLAGFEHKFAQDADPWSTWASRDEALKRRAILHALPPGISGRVLELGAGNGSNSRPLARRALRLDATEATREGTRLVARAVAERAPRARAVRLIVPAAPPRARYDAIVVAELLYYLDARAMRALARQVARRLRPGGVLVLAHHRITFYDFAQHADGIHERFLRQTGIGWRVRPVRRTGRWRVIACKPAGAAHSTE; from the coding sequence ATGAGGGCGATCGACCTCGCCGGCTTCGAGCACAAGTTCGCGCAGGACGCGGATCCGTGGTCGACGTGGGCCAGCCGCGACGAGGCGCTGAAGCGGCGGGCGATCCTGCACGCGCTGCCGCCCGGCATCAGCGGGCGCGTGCTGGAACTCGGCGCCGGCAACGGATCGAACAGCCGCCCGCTGGCCCGCCGTGCGCTGCGCCTGGACGCGACCGAGGCGACGCGCGAGGGCACCCGCCTGGTCGCGCGCGCGGTGGCGGAGCGGGCGCCCCGGGCGCGGGCGGTGCGGCTGATCGTGCCCGCCGCGCCGCCGCGCGCGCGGTACGATGCGATCGTTGTGGCCGAACTGCTATACTATCTCGATGCGCGGGCGATGCGGGCGCTCGCCCGGCAGGTGGCGCGGCGGCTGCGGCCGGGCGGCGTGCTGGTCCTCGCCCATCACCGCATCACCTTCTACGATTTCGCGCAGCATGCGGACGGCATCCACGAACGCTTCCTGCGCCAGACCGGCATCGGCTGGCGCGTCCGCCCGGTAAGGCGGACCGGCCGGTGGCGCGTGATCGCGTGCAAACCGGCCGGCGCGGCTCACTCGACCGAGTAG
- a CDS encoding PQQ-binding-like beta-propeller repeat protein, whose product MAARGSRTIRLGLLGASLAIALAAVAAPVERKVSDSSATTDAFADAYRDANGNISAETKAKGAKVYEGLCIGCHQSGVNRAPQRFLLEQTAPESIYRALTTGVMKDIAAGLSNDEKVAVAEYITSRKLGAAGAVKPVMCTGKAAAFDRALPPAFTGWGLDPANSHMIPTATAGIDRRNVGRLKLKWAIGFPNALRARSEPAIAGGAIFVGSHDGTVYALDAATGCARWTFAASAEVRTAIVVSPWKAGDARAAPIAYFGDLTGDVYALDAFTGRQLWRESADEHPSTTLTGAPTLYGDTLFVPVSSLEEGAAVNPAYPCCTFRGSIVALDPRTGRRKWQTFLVPETAQHGTTSAGTGRFGPSGAPVWNSPAVDVKRDRIYFTTGGNYSSPVTPNGDAIIAMDVRTGRIAWSYQAMAGDAWNGSCDEKDKANCPKEDGPDYDFGAGAVLAKGKDGRDYVVSGQKSGIAYGLDAESGKLVWKRQIGRGGVVGGIHFGLAAHGGVAFFPVSDVPDGRKYDMASRPGLYALDVASGDYVWQAPSQSECGARKFCHPGYSGAITITPELLMAGGNDGYLRILDTATGKQLWADDTVKTYPTVNKVPAHGGSMGGGLAPIAYRGMLVMGSGYGFAGKMPGNVLLVYSVE is encoded by the coding sequence ATGGCGGCACGCGGTTCCCGAACCATCAGGCTGGGGCTGCTCGGCGCCTCTCTCGCGATCGCGCTGGCGGCGGTGGCGGCGCCGGTCGAGCGGAAGGTCTCCGACAGCTCGGCGACGACCGACGCCTTCGCCGACGCCTATCGCGACGCCAACGGCAACATCAGCGCGGAGACGAAGGCCAAGGGCGCCAAGGTGTATGAGGGGCTCTGCATCGGCTGCCACCAAAGCGGCGTGAACCGCGCGCCGCAGCGCTTCCTGCTGGAGCAGACCGCGCCCGAATCGATCTACCGCGCGCTCACCACCGGCGTGATGAAGGATATCGCGGCCGGCCTGAGCAACGACGAGAAGGTGGCCGTCGCCGAATATATCACCAGCCGCAAGCTCGGCGCCGCCGGGGCGGTGAAGCCGGTGATGTGCACCGGCAAGGCGGCGGCGTTCGATCGCGCGCTGCCGCCCGCCTTCACCGGCTGGGGGCTCGATCCCGCGAACAGCCACATGATCCCCACCGCCACCGCCGGCATCGATCGCCGCAACGTGGGCCGGCTGAAGCTGAAATGGGCGATCGGCTTCCCCAACGCGCTGCGCGCCCGCTCGGAACCCGCCATAGCCGGCGGCGCGATCTTCGTCGGCAGCCACGACGGCACCGTCTACGCGCTGGATGCCGCCACCGGCTGCGCCCGCTGGACCTTCGCCGCATCGGCCGAAGTCCGCACCGCGATCGTCGTCAGTCCGTGGAAGGCCGGCGACGCCAGGGCCGCGCCGATCGCCTATTTCGGCGACCTGACCGGCGACGTGTACGCGCTGGACGCCTTCACCGGCCGCCAGCTGTGGCGCGAGTCCGCCGACGAGCATCCGAGCACGACGCTTACCGGCGCGCCCACCCTGTACGGCGACACCCTGTTCGTGCCCGTCTCCTCGCTGGAGGAGGGCGCGGCGGTCAACCCCGCTTATCCGTGCTGCACCTTCCGCGGCTCGATTGTCGCGCTCGATCCGCGCACGGGCAGGCGCAAGTGGCAGACCTTCCTCGTTCCCGAGACGGCGCAGCACGGCACCACCAGCGCCGGCACCGGCCGGTTCGGCCCGTCCGGCGCGCCGGTGTGGAACAGCCCCGCGGTCGACGTGAAGCGCGACCGCATCTACTTCACCACCGGCGGCAACTATTCCTCGCCCGTCACCCCCAATGGCGACGCCATCATCGCGATGGACGTGCGGACCGGGCGGATCGCCTGGTCCTATCAGGCGATGGCCGGCGATGCCTGGAACGGATCGTGCGACGAGAAGGACAAGGCGAACTGCCCGAAGGAGGACGGCCCCGACTATGATTTCGGCGCCGGCGCGGTGCTGGCCAAGGGCAAGGACGGACGCGACTATGTGGTGAGCGGCCAGAAATCGGGTATCGCCTACGGGCTGGATGCGGAGAGCGGCAAGCTCGTGTGGAAGCGCCAGATCGGCCGCGGCGGCGTGGTCGGCGGCATCCACTTCGGCCTGGCCGCGCATGGCGGCGTCGCCTTCTTCCCGGTCAGCGACGTGCCCGATGGCCGCAAGTACGACATGGCATCCCGCCCCGGCCTCTACGCGCTGGACGTCGCGAGCGGCGACTATGTGTGGCAGGCGCCGTCGCAGAGCGAGTGCGGCGCCCGCAAATTCTGCCACCCCGGCTATTCGGGCGCGATCACGATCACGCCCGAACTGCTGATGGCCGGCGGCAATGACGGCTATCTGCGCATCCTGGATACCGCCACCGGCAAGCAATTATGGGCGGACGACACGGTGAAGACCTATCCCACCGTCAACAAGGTGCCGGCGCATGGCGGATCGATGGGCGGCGGCCTGGCGCCGATCGCTTATCGCGGCATGCTCGTGATGGGATCGGGCTACGGCTTCGCCGGCAAGATGCCCGGCAACGTGCTGCTGGTCTACTCGGTCGAGTGA
- a CDS encoding SDR family oxidoreductase has protein sequence MSATDPMIHEDDLPGEEAKLDPKPEWSPRFPGSGRLDGKVALVTGGDSGIGRAVAALFAREGADVAILYLKEHEDAQQTAKIVTIEGRRSLAIAGDVGDKAFCEKAVAEVVETLGGIDILVNNAGEQHPDEDITDITEAQLRRTFQTNIFGMFFLTQAVRPHLKAGSAIVNCTSVTMYQGSKDLLDYSSTKGAITAFTRSLSENLVGDGIRVNAVAPGPIWTPLNPFGGADPEKLKTFGQSTPMGRAGQPNEVAPAFLFLACEDSSYMSGQVLHPNGGMVVNG, from the coding sequence ATGAGCGCCACCGACCCGATGATCCACGAGGACGACCTGCCCGGCGAGGAGGCGAAGCTGGATCCCAAGCCCGAGTGGAGCCCGCGCTTCCCGGGCTCGGGCCGGCTCGACGGCAAGGTCGCGCTCGTCACCGGCGGGGACAGCGGCATCGGCCGCGCGGTGGCGGCACTGTTCGCGCGCGAGGGAGCCGATGTCGCGATCCTCTACCTGAAAGAGCATGAGGATGCGCAGCAGACCGCCAAGATCGTGACGATCGAGGGACGCCGCTCGCTCGCCATCGCCGGCGACGTCGGCGACAAGGCGTTCTGCGAGAAGGCGGTGGCGGAAGTGGTCGAGACGCTGGGCGGCATCGACATCCTCGTCAACAATGCCGGCGAGCAGCATCCCGACGAGGACATCACCGACATCACCGAGGCGCAGCTGCGCCGCACCTTCCAGACGAACATCTTCGGCATGTTCTTCCTGACGCAGGCGGTGCGCCCGCACCTGAAGGCGGGCTCCGCGATCGTCAACTGCACCTCCGTCACCATGTATCAGGGATCGAAGGATCTGCTCGACTACTCGTCCACCAAGGGTGCGATCACGGCCTTCACCCGCTCGCTCTCCGAGAATCTGGTCGGCGACGGCATCCGCGTGAACGCAGTGGCGCCCGGGCCGATCTGGACGCCGCTCAACCCGTTCGGCGGGGCCGATCCGGAGAAACTGAAGACGTTCGGCCAGAGCACGCCGATGGGCCGCGCCGGCCAGCCGAACGAGGTCGCCCCCGCCTTCCTGTTCCTCGCCTGCGAGGATTCGAGCTACATGTCGGGCCAGGTGCTGCACCCGAACGGCGGCATGGTCGTGAACGGCTGA